The proteins below come from a single Sorghum bicolor cultivar BTx623 chromosome 4, Sorghum_bicolor_NCBIv3, whole genome shotgun sequence genomic window:
- the LOC110434969 gene encoding uncharacterized protein LOC110434969 isoform X1: MAKPLNGISRSSSMPRSNEGMRLIFSAVVGVMLGYLFGISFPTVNITKLHFPSSIISYIEDRNSGITTQTLLNHAWASANNRKKNSSESNTDEIPKIYVPTNPKGAERLPPGIVVSETDLYPRRLWGDPSEDLTSEPRYLVTFTVGIGQKSNIDAAVKKFSDKFTIMLFHYDGRTTEWDEFEWSKRAIHVSVRKQTKWWYAKRFLHPDIVARYEYIFIWDEDLGVEHFNAEKYIELVRKHGLEISQPGLQPDKGLTWQMTKRRGDQEVHKVTEERPGWCTDPHLPPCAAFVEIMATVFSRNAWRCVWHMIQNDLVHGWGLDFALRKCVEPAHEKIGVVDAQWIVHQAVPSLGNQGKSDNGRAPWEGVRARCRKEWGIFQTRLADAEKAYYLERGITPPNSTVV, translated from the exons ATGGCAAAGCCACTCAATGGCATTAGCCGTAG CAGCAGTATGCCAAGGTCGAACGAGGGTATGCGGCTCATATTTTCGGCAGTTGTAGGTGTCATGCTGGGTTACCTGTTTGGGATCTCCTTCCCTACAGTCAACATAACCAAG CTTCACTTCCCTTCGAGTATCATCTCTTATATTGAAGATAGAAACTCTGGCATCACAACCCAGACATTGTTGAACCATGCTTGGGCATCTGCAAACAATCGTAAAAAGAATAGTTCTGAATCTAACACTGATGAAATTCCCAAG ATTTATGTTCCTACAAACCCAAAAGGTGCTGAGAGACTTCCACCAGGCATTGTAGTGTCTGAAACAGATCTTTATCCCCGAAGACTATGGGGTGATCCTAGTGAG GACCTTACTAGCGAGCCGAGGTATCTTGTTACTTTTACTGTTGGTATTGGACAAAAGTCAAATATTGATGCAGCAGTCAAAAAG TTTTCAGACAAATTCACCATTATGTTGTTCCATTATGATGGTCGGACTACTGAGTGGGATGAATTTGAGTGGTCTAAAAGAGCAATCCATGTGAGTGTTAGGAAGCAGACAAAATG GTGGTATGCAAAACGATTTTTGCATCCCGACATTGTTGCCAGATATGAATACATTTTCATCTGGGATGAGGATCTAGGTGTAGAGCATTTCAATGCAGAGAA GTACATTGAGCTTGTTAGAAAGCATGGGTTGGAAATCTCTCAGCCTGGTTTGCAGCCTGATAAAGGACTAACATGGCAAATGACTAAACGACGTGGTGACCAGGAAGTTCACAA AGTAACTGAGGAGAGACCAGGCTGGTGCACTGATCCACATCTACCACCATGTGCAGC ATTTGTTGAAATTATGGCAACAGTGTTCTCCAGAAATGCATGGCGCTGTGTATGGCATATGATTCAG AATGACTTGGTCCATGGATGGGGTCTTGACTTTGCTCTGAGGAAATGTGTGGAG CCGGCTCATGAGAAGATTGGAGTTGTTGATGCTCAATGGATTGTTCATCAAGCAGTTCCTTCACTTGGGAACCAGGGCAAGTCAGATAATGGAAGAGCACCATGGGAAGGG GTAAGAGCACGCTGCAGAAAAGAATGGGGGATATTTCAGACAAGGCTGGCTGATGCGGAGAAGGCTTATTACCTGGAGCGAGGCATCACACCCCCGAATTCAACAGTAGTTTAG
- the LOC110434969 gene encoding uncharacterized protein LOC110434969 isoform X3, which yields MAKPLNGISRSMPRSNEGMRLIFSAVVGVMLGYLFGISFPTVNITKLHFPSSIISYIEDRNSGITTQTLLNHAWASANNRKKNSSESNTDEIPKIYVPTNPKGAERLPPGIVVSETDLYPRRLWGDPSEDLTSEPRYLVTFTVGIGQKSNIDAAVKKFSDKFTIMLFHYDGRTTEWDEFEWSKRAIHVSVRKQTKWWYAKRFLHPDIVARYEYIFIWDEDLGVEHFNAEKYIELVRKHGLEISQPGLQPDKGLTWQMTKRRGDQEVHKVTEERPGWCTDPHLPPCAAFVEIMATVFSRNAWRCVWHMIQNDLVHGWGLDFALRKCVEPAHEKIGVVDAQWIVHQAVPSLGNQGKSDNGRAPWEGVRARCRKEWGIFQTRLADAEKAYYLERGITPPNSTVV from the exons ATGGCAAAGCCACTCAATGGCATTAGCCGTAG TATGCCAAGGTCGAACGAGGGTATGCGGCTCATATTTTCGGCAGTTGTAGGTGTCATGCTGGGTTACCTGTTTGGGATCTCCTTCCCTACAGTCAACATAACCAAG CTTCACTTCCCTTCGAGTATCATCTCTTATATTGAAGATAGAAACTCTGGCATCACAACCCAGACATTGTTGAACCATGCTTGGGCATCTGCAAACAATCGTAAAAAGAATAGTTCTGAATCTAACACTGATGAAATTCCCAAG ATTTATGTTCCTACAAACCCAAAAGGTGCTGAGAGACTTCCACCAGGCATTGTAGTGTCTGAAACAGATCTTTATCCCCGAAGACTATGGGGTGATCCTAGTGAG GACCTTACTAGCGAGCCGAGGTATCTTGTTACTTTTACTGTTGGTATTGGACAAAAGTCAAATATTGATGCAGCAGTCAAAAAG TTTTCAGACAAATTCACCATTATGTTGTTCCATTATGATGGTCGGACTACTGAGTGGGATGAATTTGAGTGGTCTAAAAGAGCAATCCATGTGAGTGTTAGGAAGCAGACAAAATG GTGGTATGCAAAACGATTTTTGCATCCCGACATTGTTGCCAGATATGAATACATTTTCATCTGGGATGAGGATCTAGGTGTAGAGCATTTCAATGCAGAGAA GTACATTGAGCTTGTTAGAAAGCATGGGTTGGAAATCTCTCAGCCTGGTTTGCAGCCTGATAAAGGACTAACATGGCAAATGACTAAACGACGTGGTGACCAGGAAGTTCACAA AGTAACTGAGGAGAGACCAGGCTGGTGCACTGATCCACATCTACCACCATGTGCAGC ATTTGTTGAAATTATGGCAACAGTGTTCTCCAGAAATGCATGGCGCTGTGTATGGCATATGATTCAG AATGACTTGGTCCATGGATGGGGTCTTGACTTTGCTCTGAGGAAATGTGTGGAG CCGGCTCATGAGAAGATTGGAGTTGTTGATGCTCAATGGATTGTTCATCAAGCAGTTCCTTCACTTGGGAACCAGGGCAAGTCAGATAATGGAAGAGCACCATGGGAAGGG GTAAGAGCACGCTGCAGAAAAGAATGGGGGATATTTCAGACAAGGCTGGCTGATGCGGAGAAGGCTTATTACCTGGAGCGAGGCATCACACCCCCGAATTCAACAGTAGTTTAG
- the LOC110434969 gene encoding uncharacterized protein LOC110434969 isoform X4 codes for MAKPLNGISRSSSMPRSNEGMRLIFSAVVGVMLGYLFGISFPTVNITKLHFPSSIISYIEDRNSGITTQTLLNHAWASANNRKKNSSESNTDEIPKIYVPTNPKGAERLPPGIVVSETDLYPRRLWGDPSEDLTSEPRYLVTFTVGIGQKSNIDAAVKKFSDKFTIMLFHYDGRTTEWDEFEWSKRAIHVSVRKQTKWWYAKRFLHPDIVARYEYIFIWDEDLGVEHFNAEKYIELVRKHGLEISQPGLQPDKGLTWQMTKRRGDQEVHKVTEERPGWCTDPHLPPCAAFVEIMATVFSRNAWRCVWHMIQPAHEKIGVVDAQWIVHQAVPSLGNQGKSDNGRAPWEGVRARCRKEWGIFQTRLADAEKAYYLERGITPPNSTVV; via the exons ATGGCAAAGCCACTCAATGGCATTAGCCGTAG CAGCAGTATGCCAAGGTCGAACGAGGGTATGCGGCTCATATTTTCGGCAGTTGTAGGTGTCATGCTGGGTTACCTGTTTGGGATCTCCTTCCCTACAGTCAACATAACCAAG CTTCACTTCCCTTCGAGTATCATCTCTTATATTGAAGATAGAAACTCTGGCATCACAACCCAGACATTGTTGAACCATGCTTGGGCATCTGCAAACAATCGTAAAAAGAATAGTTCTGAATCTAACACTGATGAAATTCCCAAG ATTTATGTTCCTACAAACCCAAAAGGTGCTGAGAGACTTCCACCAGGCATTGTAGTGTCTGAAACAGATCTTTATCCCCGAAGACTATGGGGTGATCCTAGTGAG GACCTTACTAGCGAGCCGAGGTATCTTGTTACTTTTACTGTTGGTATTGGACAAAAGTCAAATATTGATGCAGCAGTCAAAAAG TTTTCAGACAAATTCACCATTATGTTGTTCCATTATGATGGTCGGACTACTGAGTGGGATGAATTTGAGTGGTCTAAAAGAGCAATCCATGTGAGTGTTAGGAAGCAGACAAAATG GTGGTATGCAAAACGATTTTTGCATCCCGACATTGTTGCCAGATATGAATACATTTTCATCTGGGATGAGGATCTAGGTGTAGAGCATTTCAATGCAGAGAA GTACATTGAGCTTGTTAGAAAGCATGGGTTGGAAATCTCTCAGCCTGGTTTGCAGCCTGATAAAGGACTAACATGGCAAATGACTAAACGACGTGGTGACCAGGAAGTTCACAA AGTAACTGAGGAGAGACCAGGCTGGTGCACTGATCCACATCTACCACCATGTGCAGC ATTTGTTGAAATTATGGCAACAGTGTTCTCCAGAAATGCATGGCGCTGTGTATGGCATATGATTCAG CCGGCTCATGAGAAGATTGGAGTTGTTGATGCTCAATGGATTGTTCATCAAGCAGTTCCTTCACTTGGGAACCAGGGCAAGTCAGATAATGGAAGAGCACCATGGGAAGGG GTAAGAGCACGCTGCAGAAAAGAATGGGGGATATTTCAGACAAGGCTGGCTGATGCGGAGAAGGCTTATTACCTGGAGCGAGGCATCACACCCCCGAATTCAACAGTAGTTTAG
- the LOC110434969 gene encoding uncharacterized protein LOC110434969 isoform X2, which yields MAKPLNGISRSSMPRSNEGMRLIFSAVVGVMLGYLFGISFPTVNITKLHFPSSIISYIEDRNSGITTQTLLNHAWASANNRKKNSSESNTDEIPKIYVPTNPKGAERLPPGIVVSETDLYPRRLWGDPSEDLTSEPRYLVTFTVGIGQKSNIDAAVKKFSDKFTIMLFHYDGRTTEWDEFEWSKRAIHVSVRKQTKWWYAKRFLHPDIVARYEYIFIWDEDLGVEHFNAEKYIELVRKHGLEISQPGLQPDKGLTWQMTKRRGDQEVHKVTEERPGWCTDPHLPPCAAFVEIMATVFSRNAWRCVWHMIQNDLVHGWGLDFALRKCVEPAHEKIGVVDAQWIVHQAVPSLGNQGKSDNGRAPWEGVRARCRKEWGIFQTRLADAEKAYYLERGITPPNSTVV from the exons ATGGCAAAGCCACTCAATGGCATTAGCCGTAG CAGTATGCCAAGGTCGAACGAGGGTATGCGGCTCATATTTTCGGCAGTTGTAGGTGTCATGCTGGGTTACCTGTTTGGGATCTCCTTCCCTACAGTCAACATAACCAAG CTTCACTTCCCTTCGAGTATCATCTCTTATATTGAAGATAGAAACTCTGGCATCACAACCCAGACATTGTTGAACCATGCTTGGGCATCTGCAAACAATCGTAAAAAGAATAGTTCTGAATCTAACACTGATGAAATTCCCAAG ATTTATGTTCCTACAAACCCAAAAGGTGCTGAGAGACTTCCACCAGGCATTGTAGTGTCTGAAACAGATCTTTATCCCCGAAGACTATGGGGTGATCCTAGTGAG GACCTTACTAGCGAGCCGAGGTATCTTGTTACTTTTACTGTTGGTATTGGACAAAAGTCAAATATTGATGCAGCAGTCAAAAAG TTTTCAGACAAATTCACCATTATGTTGTTCCATTATGATGGTCGGACTACTGAGTGGGATGAATTTGAGTGGTCTAAAAGAGCAATCCATGTGAGTGTTAGGAAGCAGACAAAATG GTGGTATGCAAAACGATTTTTGCATCCCGACATTGTTGCCAGATATGAATACATTTTCATCTGGGATGAGGATCTAGGTGTAGAGCATTTCAATGCAGAGAA GTACATTGAGCTTGTTAGAAAGCATGGGTTGGAAATCTCTCAGCCTGGTTTGCAGCCTGATAAAGGACTAACATGGCAAATGACTAAACGACGTGGTGACCAGGAAGTTCACAA AGTAACTGAGGAGAGACCAGGCTGGTGCACTGATCCACATCTACCACCATGTGCAGC ATTTGTTGAAATTATGGCAACAGTGTTCTCCAGAAATGCATGGCGCTGTGTATGGCATATGATTCAG AATGACTTGGTCCATGGATGGGGTCTTGACTTTGCTCTGAGGAAATGTGTGGAG CCGGCTCATGAGAAGATTGGAGTTGTTGATGCTCAATGGATTGTTCATCAAGCAGTTCCTTCACTTGGGAACCAGGGCAAGTCAGATAATGGAAGAGCACCATGGGAAGGG GTAAGAGCACGCTGCAGAAAAGAATGGGGGATATTTCAGACAAGGCTGGCTGATGCGGAGAAGGCTTATTACCTGGAGCGAGGCATCACACCCCCGAATTCAACAGTAGTTTAG